One stretch of Eretmochelys imbricata isolate rEreImb1 chromosome 1, rEreImb1.hap1, whole genome shotgun sequence DNA includes these proteins:
- the LOC144262398 gene encoding uncharacterized protein LOC144262398, with the protein MPNKAQEDAVINLKSVQELGKQLGFEWTIVANELGFSRAEITQFHSASTEKKTQAQKMLECWYERSWNKLNKTKILQDALEQAGRKDLADKLQCLHWGHQKLSSRVELPSAFPFLITVHKTINNKEGLKKINQLSRKYP; encoded by the exons GATGCTGTGATTAACCTGAAATCAGTACAAGAACTGGGTAAGCAGCTGGGTTTTGAGTGGACAATTGTTGCTAATGAGCTGGGATTCAGCAGAGCAGAAATAACCCAGTTTCACTCAGCTAGCACAGAGAAGAAGACTCAAGCACAGAAAATGCTGGAATGCTG GTATGAACGATCATGGAATAAACTTAACAAGACAAAGATCCTTCAGGATGCCCTGGAGCAGGCTGGAAGAAAGGACCTGGCTGATAAACTTCAGTGCCTGCACTGGGGACATCAGAAGTTAAGCAGCAGAGTGGAACTCCCTTCTGCTTTCCCTTTTCTCATCACCGTGCACAAAACGATCAACAACAAGGAAGGGCTTAAGAAAATTAACCAACTTAGTCGCAAGTATCCCTAA